The Desulfobaculum xiamenense DNA segment GATTGTCGAGGAGCGCGTGGGCGTCGGCCATGCTAAATGTCGCGGCATCGCCGCGCACCTGCACGGAACCCCGCCGCCAACGGATGCGGCCCGAGCGCGCCATGAACAGGTTCGGGCCGAGCTTCTCGATCTCCACCTCGGCCTTGCGGACCATGGCCTCGGACAGGTGCTGCACGCCGGTGAGGGCCAGCGCGCCGAGAAAGACACCGAGCACGGCGAGAATGGTGCGCACCTTGTGGGTGCGAAGCGAGTTGGCGGCAATCCGAAGACTGAAGTGCATGCACGGCTCCCTGTTGCAGGGCCTCATCCTGCCACTTCGACGCGGCGGACGGAAGGGGGAACTTCCACTGCCACGGCGGGGAGTTGGACGCTAGCGGACGCGGGCCTCGAACTTCCGCAGGAAGCCGACGGGATTATAGGATTCCTTGGCCTTGCGCAGGCCAGGATCGCCGAGGTCCTGCTCGCGGTTGACGAAGACGTAACCGTTCGCGTCCGAGGCGAGAAACATCTGGTTGATGGCCTGATAGATACCCTTGAAATGGGTGTGTCCCTTCTCGAAATGGATGACGAGGGTGTCGTCAGAAAGGCGTTCGGCAACGGTGTAGGCGGCCTGCGCCCCTTCGACTTCGATGACGCCGCCGAACACGCCGCACAGGGAGTCCCACCCGGTGAGCACGCGGGTGATGGCGCGGTTCTCGGCGGCAAGCGTCTGCTGGGATTCCTCGTCGCGCCACGAAAGCCACTCGAGCTGCATGTCCAGCGCGGCCTCCACGCAGTCCGGCGTCATGGAGTGGTAGACATGGTCGTACTTCTTCACGAACTGGCTGAGCAGGTTCTTCTTCTTGTGGAAGCGGTTGCCCTTCAGGTCCACCAGCTCGCGCACGTCGTAGAGATAGTCCCAGTGATCGCGGGTCTCAGCGAGGTCCACACGCCCGCCGTATGCGCCGGTCCATATTTCGGCGAGAAGTTCGGGAACGCGGATGTAGCGCCCGCCCGAAGCGCTGAACACGGGACAGCGCGACCAGTCCACGTCGGTCCATGGGCCGACTGGTGCCCAGCAGACCGATTCCGGCCGGGTCTGCCTGATCCAAACGAGATGCTCGCCGAAATGCCATTCGAGGCCGTATTCCTCGGCCCAGCCCCAGATGTTGACGAAGCTGTAGTCCGAGGCCTTCTGGGGGCACGCGGCGAAGCGCCGCAGGTATTCGGCCTGACCGTCGAGACTGATCGGAGTGAAGATCGAGGCCATGGTCCTCCCGCTGGTTGTCCGGTTACTTCCTGAGATTCGCGCCGTTGGTGCCAAGGGGCGTCCCCGCGACGCTGGCACCCTGCTGGCCATTGCGTTCCCGGCGGCGCACCATTGCGAAGCGCTGCCAGTTGCCGAAGGTGAAGAAATAGAAAAGCAGACCCGCCTGCACCATCTGCGACGCCAATTGCGACATCCACACGCCCGTGGCGTTGCCGAGGACGTGATGCCCCAGCGTATAGGCCATGGGCAGCCGCAGGCACCACACGGTCACCGCGAATATCCACATGTTGTACCACGTGGCACCCGCGCCGTTGAAGGCCCCGCCGAGGATCATGCTGGTCAGGGTGAAGGGGATGGCCAGCATGTTGTAGAGCAGATAGTCGATCATCTGGGCCTGCACGGCTGCCTCGGGAGTGAGGAACGCCGCCAGCGGCCGCACGAACTGCCAGACCACGAGGGATACGAGGCTCATGGCCGTGGCCCCGATGGCCCAGATGCGCAGGCCGTAGCGCCGGGCCTCGTCCGGCCGCCCCGCGCCGAGGGAATTGCCCACCAGCACGCTGGCCGTCATGTTGAAGGCGAAACCGGGCAGGAACAGGAGCGACTCCACGCGGATGCCCGCCGTCATGCCCGCCAGCGCGTCGATGTTGCCCACGGGCAGACTGGCGGTGATGGCGAAGAGCACGAGGTATCCCGTCTGCCACAGAATCTGCATCAGGCCCGAGGGCCACGCCACGCGGAACAGGTACGGCAGCGCGCGGCGAATCCAGCGCAGCGGCGGAAAGACGTCGGCATCGAGCATGCCCTTGCGCCACATGCGGTAGAGGTTTAGCGCCGTGCCAGCGCTGACGGACCAGAAGGTCGCCCACGCCAGTCCCTTGTGCCCGAGATTGGGCAGCCCCCACAGGCCGAGGCCCAACCCGAAGTCCGCCACGGTGTTCACCACGGTGATCATTATCATTGCGTACAGGGGGTACATGACCTCCTTGCGCGCCCGAAACACGGCATTGGTGATGAGCAGCAGATAGTACGGCGGCAGAAGCAGCGCGTAGACCTGCAGGAAGTCGCCGGTAATGGCGGAAATCTCCTGCGGCACGCGAAGCGCGGCGAGCATCTGGTCGCGCAGGAGTAGCCCCGCGCCCATAATGACGATGCCGCCAGCCAGCGCCAGCTCAAGGCATAGCCCCACGTAGCGCCGCGCGCGACGGTGCAGGCCGCCGCCCTCGGACTGGCTGATGGCCGCCACGGAGCCGTTGGCCACGCTCACCGCGATGACCAGCAGAAAGAACAGGCACGAGGTGATGATGCCAAGCGCCGCCTGCACCCGCGAATCGAGCTTTCCGGCGACGTAGACGTCGATGAAGCCGATCCAGAAATGGAAGAACATCATGATGATCTGGGGCCACGAGAGCTTCCAGATGGTACGGTAGGGAGTGGCGTCGGTCATCGCGTGGTCGTTTTCCTTCCGGTTTCGGGATGCTGCGGACAGATGCCGCAATATTCCAGACTAAAGCTCGCCGGGACACCGGTCAACCCCGCACCGACGGCGGCAAACGACAAGGGGCGGCGGATACATGAGCATCCGCCGCCCCAATTTTGCGCATGGAAGCCGCGCTAGTCGGCCTTTCGCGCCACGAGGAACTCGTAGCCGTAGAACTCCCGGAACTTCTCGAAGGCGTCGAGTTCCGCCTGGAAGTTGTCGAGAACGGCCAGAGCTTCCTCGTCACCGGCGTACTTGAGGCGCTGCTCCGCCAGACGCTTGGGGAACGGCGCGTAGTAGTCCCGCCACGCGGATTCGGCCAACGTGAAGGAACCGATCACCGTGTACCCGCGCTCAGCGATGGCCTGCTTCAGCGCGTTGATAGTGCGCATCTCGGGATAGACGCCCTGCCAGTACTCGGCCGCCTCGCGCGACGGATTGTCCGTCAGCCACGCCAGTTCCGAGATGCACAGGCAGCCGCCGTCCTTAAGCAGCGGACGCCACTCTTCGAGCGCCCTATCGAAGCCGATGATGAAGGCGGAGCCTTCGGCCCAGATGACGTCGAGACTTTCCGGCGCAAAGGGCAGGGCCGCCATGTCGCCATGGATGATCTTGATGCGCTCGGTCAGCCCCTTGGCCGCAGCAGCGGATTCCAGCCGCTCCAGAAAGGGTTTGTGGCTGTCGAGGGCCTCAATGACGCCGTCGGTCTCCTGCGCGAGGATGAGTGCGGCAAGTCCGGTTCCGCAGCCGATGTCGGCGATGCGCGGACGCTGCGGCAGCTCCGGAATCATGCGCAGGGCGCGCAGGGTATGCTCCCTGCCGCTCGGCCCCTGAAGGGTCAGCGGGGACAGGGTTTCCATGAATATTTCCATGAAGCGTTCGCTCATGATGTTGATTCTCCTCAAATGATGGGGTGCCTTGCCGAGTGTCTGGATCAGGTCGTTCTCGTCCACTGGATATCCGAGCGCCCGCAGAAAGGCCCGATGGCCCTCGGGGTCTGCCGACGCGAATTCCTCGTGCCAGCGGCGGATGGATTCGTCGGTAAGCCCCGAAGCACGAATGGCCTTTTGCCACGTTTCCTCGTCACGCTCCGAGGCGTCTTCCAGAATCTCCCTGTTGCGCAGCAGCCGGGCGATGAACTCCTGCTGGAAGCGGATACGCTCCAGCTCCTGATCGAGCGCCCGAAGCCGCGTTTCGAGGATGACGGACAGATCGGACTGCGAACCGACGAGGATATCCGCGATTTCCCGCAGGGGAACACCCGCGTCGCGAAAGCGGCAGATGCGCGAAAGCCGCGCGGCGTCTTCGGCCGAATAGAGCCTGTACCCCGCCGCCGTTCTCTCGGACGGCGCCAACAGGCCAATGCGCTCATAGTAGAGCAGCGTGCTGCGGGCGAGCCCGAATTTCCCGGCGAGTCGTCCAACCGTGTATCCCATGACATCTCCGTTTCATGACGCGCCCGGCCTCCGGATACTTTCCGGGCCGAACGCCGCCACGTTTCTCGTGAAGGGCGTCCCCTTCGAGCGGTACCGTTCGCACAGACTGCACCCTGAACCTGTAGACAGGTCAAGCACGGATGCTCATATTGTTTCGTGATGTCGAAAATTCTCCTGCGGGTGCCCGCCCGGCGCGCTGCGAAGAATTTTTCAAGAAAAATTGGGATGCGGTGTTGACAGGTCGGAAGTCGGTTTTATTGTAGTACTCGTAAAACGGAGGTGAAAGAAATGGTAATTGATTTTGGAACCCTCTATGATTTTCCGCGAGACCTGAACCGCTTCTTCGAGGAAATGATGCAGCCCATCTCCATTAGCCAACGGCGCACATCATATCCTCCGGTGAATGTGTCGGAAGACGCAAACGCCCTCTATATCCATGCATGCGTTCCCGGCATTGCAATGGACGAACTCGACATTACAGTGACCGAAAACGATCTGGTCATCAAGGGCGTGCGCAAGGCCGACGAGGGCCGGTACTACCGGCAGGAACGCGGACTCGGCGCATTCCAGCGCATATTCAACATCACGACCAACATCGATCGTGACAACGTGAAGGCAACCCTGAAGAACGGCATACTGGAAATCGTCCTGCCCAAGGCCGAAGCCGTGAAGCCCCGCAAGATTTCCATCAGCGCCTAGGAGGGAGTCAGTCATGTCGAACGAAGTTGAAAAGAAGAACGAAAGAGAACTGGAGCGCCACCTTCCGGCGACGGATATCCTCGAACGCAAGGACGGCTGGCATATGGTACTGGACATGCCCGGCGTTGAGCCGGATGGACTGTCCATCGACCTTCAGGACCGCGAAATCGTGGTCCACGGAAAAAGCACCTACGCGCCGCCCGCTGGCGAAATGCATCGCACGGAATTCGGTGCCGTGGAATACGCGCGGAGCTTCTCCCTCACCGACGAGGTGGACCGCGACAAGATCAAGGCCGTACTCAAGGACGGCGTGCTCGATCTCTTCCTGCCCAGAGCCGAAAAGACCATGCCTCGGAAGATCGAGATCAAGGCGGGCTAACGCCCATTGGCGAGCCCCGGAAACAGCATGAAGTGACACGGCGGTCGAAGCTCTCGCAGCTTCGCCCCCATCCCCCAACAGGCAACCCGGCCCTCTCCCCCCCCCGGCCTCCCCAACACAGGGCCGGGTTGCCGGATAAAATTTCACCAGCCCTACCTCCAACCCTCGTGGAAGGCCCCGCTTCGAGCGATGCGGGGCCTTCGCATTTTCCGACGTCAGGATTTTCCGGGAACAGGACCGCGAGCCGCGGCATGCATGAGATGATGAAAGAAGGTCTGCACGAACTTCCCTGAAATCACGTCCGCCAGCGCGAAACGCATCGGCGCGCCTGACGGGAATTCCGACGTGAAGGCGAAGAACAGGCTGGCCGACACCGTGGACAGTGCCGCAGGGACCACCGTCGTCACCAGCGGATCATCCGCCTTTCCGGCCGGAAGGTCCGCCAGACGGCAATGCAGCGGTCGGCGTTCGAAGATGCGGCACTCGCCTAATTCGTTGAGCGGACAGGCCAGCCCCGCCCCCTCGTAGGCCGCACGAATCCCCTCCGTCAGCGATCCCGGATCATCACGCATGTATCCAAAGCCCCGCAGACGCTTCCCCGCCTCGGCCCCGGCCTCAATGGCCGCCTGTCGCTCCGTCTGCGACAGGGTCATGTTCATGGCGTGATTCACGTACACCGCCTCGATGAGCGGCAGCATCACCAGACGCGTGCAGCAGCGCGAATGCCCGCGCCCGCACAGCCCGTCCTGCCCGCCCTCGCCCACCAGATCGTCCACGCTGGTCACGATGCGTTCATAATCCTTGAAAAATGGAATGAGGTCCACCAGATGCCGCATTTCGAGGGACGGCTCGCGGATGGTCAGTTGGCCCTCCTTCTTGCCGTAGCGCCGCACGAAACGCCACTGGTCGAAATTCTGCGGCTTGGATCGCAAGCCCTTCAGCGTACGGTTCGCCAGCTTGTGCCCAAGCCCCTTGCGCAGCAGATAGGCGTTGAGCACCGTGCCCGTGCGCCCTATTCCATGGCGACAATGGATGAGCACCTTCTTGCCAAGGTAGATGGACTCGTCCAGCCACTCCAGCGCCTTCTCAAGCTCGCCAAGGTCCGGCGTCTCCTCGTCCGGGATGGGAAAATAGTAGACGTCGAAGCCCTCATCGGCCTCGATCCAGTGCAGGTCGCAGAACTCGCCGCACAGGTTCAGGATCGCGTCGATGCCCTGCGCCTTTAGCGCGCCAAGCGCATCGTACGACATGGGCGCTCCGCCCACCGCCAAATGATCCGTTACCCAGTTCACTTCGTACGCCATATTCACCCGTCATCCAGTGGTCAGGCCGTATCGTTCGTTGACCGATGCAAGACGCAGGCTCCGCCGACCGTATCGTTCATTGCCGCATGCAAGACGTAGGCTCCGCCGGCCAAGGGGCCGCTGGCCCCCTGGACCCCCGACATGCGATAGGCCATCTGCCCTTGGTACACCGTACGGCTTTGCGCGACGAAGCCCTAGTGAGGATTGTCAAGGAAATCATTTCCTTGACCGGGGTCCGGGGCAGAGCCCCGGCCGCCGGAGGCTTCCTCTTCTCCCCCGCCCGGCCGCCGTAGGCTTCTCTTCTCCCATCCTCTCACCTCGCGCTAGCGAAGCACCGATCAGACGGATTCGAGGAATTCGTCCACCAGTTGCTGTACCTGTTCATCACCGGTGAGGGCCATATCGAGCAGGCGGGTCTTGCCGAGGAGCATGCCGAGCAACGTAAGGTTCAATTCGATACGCGGGCGTGGGGCGCGGGCGAGGTTAGCTTCGAGCATGTCGCCGGTGATACGCACGGTAAAGCCCGCGTCGCGCAGGACCTTGTCCACGAAGGCCAGCCGCAGCCTGCGCTGGCCCATTTCCGCACCACCGCCCTTGAAGCGGAAGTTGATGTAGTTGGAGTCGGAATGGTCGGTGCACATGGTGTCGAGCACGGCGAAGTGGTAACCGAAGCGCAGCAGGGTGTGCATGTAGTCGCGGGCGAGAATGACGTAGCTCGACAGGAGTTTGGACTTGAGGCCGACGATGCCGGCGCTCATGCGGTCGAACTCCTCCCAGTCGAAAGCGAGAAGGCTGCCGTCCCACTGGATGTCGGGGTGGTTCAAGCCTTCCCACAGGGCACTCATGGCCTCGCTGGCGAAATGGCAGGGATCGACGACGGTTGCGTCGCGCGCCTGCGGGGTGAGCCCGCCGCCAAGGTCGAGAATGTGCATGACCAGCGGCAGACCGCCTTCGAGAATCTTGGCCTGCGCAAGTCCGCGCCCGCCCTTGTTCACGAGGGAGAACATCTCGGCCACGGCCTTCTCGTGGCAGAAACGCACGATGTCGTGCATGGTGCGGCACCCCTTGGGTGCGAAGTTCTCTGCGTCCGGGTCCGTGAGATTGAGGGGCGAAATGTAATCCATGACCTTGCGCAGCCGCCGATGAAACGGCGTGGTCCGGTCCGCTGCACGTTTGGCCGCGCGAATGGCCAGTGCCTCGATGCTTCCGGGGTAGACGCGTCCGGCATCGGCATCCACGGTAACGGTCATACCATCGGTGAGGGCACGGGTGGCGAACTTGGCGTCCACGATGACGGGCAGGCCGAACTCGCGGGCCACGGAGGCGAAATGACTGGCCTTGGACCCCGTGTCAGTGACCACGGCAGAAAGACGTTCGAGCACGCTGGCGAACACCGGGGCGAGGGTATCTGCCACGAGCACACAGCCCTCGGGAATGTCGTCGAGTTCCGTCACGCGCGGGGGACGGCATACCGTCCCGATGCCGATGCCCGGGCTGGCTCCCACTCCGGAGAGGACGGGTTCGACGGACACTTCGACGGCGGCCTCCGGCGCATGCGACTCCGATGGAGGCAGGATGGCCAACGGTCGGCACTGGATCATGCACAGCGAACCGAGCCGGTCCATGCACCACTCGATGTCCTGCGGTCCGCCGAAGGCGTCCTCCAGCGCGAGGCCCCAGCGGGCGAGCGTCTCGGCGTATTCGTCAGCGAGGCATTCGTCTCCGTCGGGAATCGCGCCGCTGACCACCTGCGGAGCCGCGCCGCCGCAGGTCCGGGAAAGGACGGCGGGCGGATTGGTGCGAGAGAGCGTAGTCACGTGCGGAGAGGAGCTTCCGTCCACGAGCGAGCGGGCGATGCCCTCCACGGCATAGACGGCAAGGGTGTCGGCCTCGGGAGCGGCGGGGTCGCGGGTGTAGACCACGCCGCTGGTGCGCGCGTCGATCATTTCGAGGACGAGCACGGCCATGGGGGTCTGCATGTCGGGCATGCCGTAACGGATGCGGTAGGTGACGGCCTTAGGCGAATACTTGCTGGCAAGCACCTTGCGGTAGGCCGACGAAAGGTCCGAGAGGGACACGCCAAGGATGCTGTCGTACTGCCCGGCGAAGGACGCCTCGGTGTCCTCCCCGACGGCGGAGGACCGCACGGCGAGCTTGATCCCGCCCCCGCGCGATGCGGCCAGCGCCAGCGCGTGCTCGCGGTATTCCCTCTCCACCGCAGGCGGCACCTCGGCTTCCATGACGAGGCGCTGTATCTCCTCGCAAATGTCCATGACGAAGCCGGGCGAATCGAGGGTGACCTTGGACAGCAGCGTCTCAATGCGCGGGCGCAGTTCGTTGTACTCGATGAAATAATGGAAGGCGCGGGTGGTGATGACGAAACCGCCCGGCACGGGCAGGTCCTCCACCTCGGCCAGTCCGGACAGGCGCGCCGCCTTGTTGCCCGCCTCGTCGGGGCAGAGATGCGCCTCGGACAGTGCAATGGCGTACGGCGGCGCGAAATCGAAGTCCGGCGGCTCGGTCTGCATGGACAGGTAGAAGTCTATCTTGCGCCGGTAGTCGGGCAGGTCAAGGTAATGGCCGGGGCGCATGCGCATCAACTCGCTGGTGATGGCCTTGACGTCCGCAGACAGGGCGCGGGTGAGCATGGTCACGCGCGCCCAGTCCGCGGGCACGCGGCCATAGTAGAGTTCCTCCAGCTCCGCGATGCGCCGCAGGCAGGTGCGGTCGATGTCGAGGAGGTTCTTGAAGGCCTCGTACTTCTTGCGCAACAGCGTGCCCGGAGCGAAGACCTGATAGGTCCAATGCCGGAACAGTTCGCTGAGTTCGATATTCATGGCGTATCCGCTAGTCCGCCAGCGCGCGGGCGACCTTCTCTTCGAGCTCTTCCTTGTCGATGGGCTTCACGCAATAGTCCACCGCGCCCAGCTCCTGACAGCGGCGAGCGGTTTCGAGCGTGGGATAGCCCGTCAGCATGATCACCTTGACCGCCTTGGAAATCTTGCGGATTTCCTCCAGCACCTCCACGCCAGTCATCTTCTTGAGCTTGATGTCGAGAATGGCCAGCGCGGGCGCGTTTCTGCGGATATGGTCCAGCGCCTCCTCCTCCTCGGTGAAGGAGAACACGGCGTGTCCCTTGCGTTCGAGGATGCGGCGGATAAGGATGCCGGCATCCATCACGTCGTCGAGCACAACTATTTCTGCCACGATGATCCTCCAACTGAATGTTCGCCGCCGCCCGCGGCGATGGCTTCGGTCACTTCCGGGCACTCCTCGTCGGGCAGCCCCTCCTTGGTCAGAGGTAGCTCCACGATGAACACCGTGCCCGGACCGGGCGGTGCGGTGAGCGTCTTGTCCTCGTCCGAACCGAGATAGTCGAGCGGGGCGGGGCTGATGGCCGAAATCCGTCCCTTGTGATCGCTTATGATGCCAAACGATACGGCAAGCCCCAGTCCCGTTCCCTCGCCCGCAGGCTTGGTGGTGAAGAACGGGTCGAAGATGCGAGTGATGTCCTTCTGGGAAATGCCCTTGCCCGTGTCGGCCACGGTGACCACCACCCGGCGGCGGTGGCTGCACATCTTGGTGCCGACGAGTATGTGCCCGTCGGCCCCGATGGCGTCGAAGGCGTTGTTGAGCAGATTCATCCACACCTGCCGGAGCTTGTCCCGGTCGCCCACGATAGGAGTGACGGTGGGGTCGAAGTCCGTGTCGATGCGCACGCGCTCCTGCAGGAAGATATGTCGTACAAGCGACACAACCTCCATGATGGACGCATTAAGGTCCATGGGCTCCATGCTGCTTTCGATATGGCGCGAGAATCCCAGCAGGTCGGCAACGATCTTCTTGCAGACCTTGGTCTGTTTCTCGATGATTTTCAAGTCCTGACCGACCTGCGATCCCTCCGGAGCATCCTCGATGAGCAATTGTACATAGCCGAGGATGATGCCGAGCGGCGTGTTGATCTCATGGGCGACGCCACCGGCCAGCTTTCCGAGGTCCTGCATCTTCTGCGAGTGGATGAGCCGCTCCTGATACTGCTTGATGATGGTGATGTCGCGCGCTGTGAGTAGCAGGCCGATGATCTCTCCGCCGTCGTAGACTGGCACCTTGATGACGTGGAACCAGCGCTTCTGGTCCCCGGCCGTCAACTGGGCCTGCTTGGACATATGCCTGCCGCTCAGGAGAATCTGCTTGTCCTCGTGATAGTTCCCGTCCGCAGTGTCCTCGTCGAACAGCTCGAAGTCCGTATGCCCCACGATGTCGCATTCGTTGAGGTGGAAATAGGTGCAGAAGGCCTTGTTCACGGCCTTGTAGACCAGATCGGTCCCCTGAAGGGACACGAGGTCCGGCGTGACGTCGAGGATGGTCTTCATGAGTTGGCGCTGGCGCTCGATGTCGGCCTGCGCCAGTTGCAGTTCCTCAAGATGCGTCTTGAGGGCGAGGGCCATCACGTCGAAGGTCTCGGCGAGGCTCTGAATCTCGTCGCCCATGTTCTCCACGAACACGTCGCAGTCTCGGCAGGACTGAAGCTTGTCCGGGTAGGCATCCGTCGAGCAGCTCGGGCACATGGTCCCGGCCAGATACCAGCACCGTCGTCGGTCATCGCCGAAGGCCGGACACTGCGTCAGCCCGCAACTCTGTATCTCCCAA contains these protein-coding regions:
- a CDS encoding DUF2156 domain-containing protein, producing the protein MASIFTPISLDGQAEYLRRFAACPQKASDYSFVNIWGWAEEYGLEWHFGEHLVWIRQTRPESVCWAPVGPWTDVDWSRCPVFSASGGRYIRVPELLAEIWTGAYGGRVDLAETRDHWDYLYDVRELVDLKGNRFHKKKNLLSQFVKKYDHVYHSMTPDCVEAALDMQLEWLSWRDEESQQTLAAENRAITRVLTGWDSLCGVFGGVIEVEGAQAAYTVAERLSDDTLVIHFEKGHTHFKGIYQAINQMFLASDANGYVFVNREQDLGDPGLRKAKESYNPVGFLRKFEARVR
- a CDS encoding MATE family efflux transporter; translated protein: MTDATPYRTIWKLSWPQIIMMFFHFWIGFIDVYVAGKLDSRVQAALGIITSCLFFLLVIAVSVANGSVAAISQSEGGGLHRRARRYVGLCLELALAGGIVIMGAGLLLRDQMLAALRVPQEISAITGDFLQVYALLLPPYYLLLITNAVFRARKEVMYPLYAMIMITVVNTVADFGLGLGLWGLPNLGHKGLAWATFWSVSAGTALNLYRMWRKGMLDADVFPPLRWIRRALPYLFRVAWPSGLMQILWQTGYLVLFAITASLPVGNIDALAGMTAGIRVESLLFLPGFAFNMTASVLVGNSLGAGRPDEARRYGLRIWAIGATAMSLVSLVVWQFVRPLAAFLTPEAAVQAQMIDYLLYNMLAIPFTLTSMILGGAFNGAGATWYNMWIFAVTVWCLRLPMAYTLGHHVLGNATGVWMSQLASQMVQAGLLFYFFTFGNWQRFAMVRRRERNGQQGASVAGTPLGTNGANLRK
- a CDS encoding MerR family transcriptional regulator, with the protein product MGYTVGRLAGKFGLARSTLLYYERIGLLAPSERTAAGYRLYSAEDAARLSRICRFRDAGVPLREIADILVGSQSDLSVILETRLRALDQELERIRFQQEFIARLLRNREILEDASERDEETWQKAIRASGLTDESIRRWHEEFASADPEGHRAFLRALGYPVDENDLIQTLGKAPHHLRRINIMSERFMEIFMETLSPLTLQGPSGREHTLRALRMIPELPQRPRIADIGCGTGLAALILAQETDGVIEALDSHKPFLERLESAAAAKGLTERIKIIHGDMAALPFAPESLDVIWAEGSAFIIGFDRALEEWRPLLKDGGCLCISELAWLTDNPSREAAEYWQGVYPEMRTINALKQAIAERGYTVIGSFTLAESAWRDYYAPFPKRLAEQRLKYAGDEEALAVLDNFQAELDAFEKFREFYGYEFLVARKAD
- a CDS encoding Hsp20/alpha crystallin family protein produces the protein MVIDFGTLYDFPRDLNRFFEEMMQPISISQRRTSYPPVNVSEDANALYIHACVPGIAMDELDITVTENDLVIKGVRKADEGRYYRQERGLGAFQRIFNITTNIDRDNVKATLKNGILEIVLPKAEAVKPRKISISA
- a CDS encoding Hsp20/alpha crystallin family protein → MSNEVEKKNERELERHLPATDILERKDGWHMVLDMPGVEPDGLSIDLQDREIVVHGKSTYAPPAGEMHRTEFGAVEYARSFSLTDEVDRDKIKAVLKDGVLDLFLPRAEKTMPRKIEIKAG
- a CDS encoding dual specificity protein phosphatase family protein, which produces MAYEVNWVTDHLAVGGAPMSYDALGALKAQGIDAILNLCGEFCDLHWIEADEGFDVYYFPIPDEETPDLGELEKALEWLDESIYLGKKVLIHCRHGIGRTGTVLNAYLLRKGLGHKLANRTLKGLRSKPQNFDQWRFVRRYGKKEGQLTIREPSLEMRHLVDLIPFFKDYERIVTSVDDLVGEGGQDGLCGRGHSRCCTRLVMLPLIEAVYVNHAMNMTLSQTERQAAIEAGAEAGKRLRGFGYMRDDPGSLTEGIRAAYEGAGLACPLNELGECRIFERRPLHCRLADLPAGKADDPLVTTVVPAALSTVSASLFFAFTSEFPSGAPMRFALADVISGKFVQTFFHHLMHAAARGPVPGKS
- a CDS encoding PEP/pyruvate-binding domain-containing protein yields the protein MNIELSELFRHWTYQVFAPGTLLRKKYEAFKNLLDIDRTCLRRIAELEELYYGRVPADWARVTMLTRALSADVKAITSELMRMRPGHYLDLPDYRRKIDFYLSMQTEPPDFDFAPPYAIALSEAHLCPDEAGNKAARLSGLAEVEDLPVPGGFVITTRAFHYFIEYNELRPRIETLLSKVTLDSPGFVMDICEEIQRLVMEAEVPPAVEREYREHALALAASRGGGIKLAVRSSAVGEDTEASFAGQYDSILGVSLSDLSSAYRKVLASKYSPKAVTYRIRYGMPDMQTPMAVLVLEMIDARTSGVVYTRDPAAPEADTLAVYAVEGIARSLVDGSSSPHVTTLSRTNPPAVLSRTCGGAAPQVVSGAIPDGDECLADEYAETLARWGLALEDAFGGPQDIEWCMDRLGSLCMIQCRPLAILPPSESHAPEAAVEVSVEPVLSGVGASPGIGIGTVCRPPRVTELDDIPEGCVLVADTLAPVFASVLERLSAVVTDTGSKASHFASVAREFGLPVIVDAKFATRALTDGMTVTVDADAGRVYPGSIEALAIRAAKRAADRTTPFHRRLRKVMDYISPLNLTDPDAENFAPKGCRTMHDIVRFCHEKAVAEMFSLVNKGGRGLAQAKILEGGLPLVMHILDLGGGLTPQARDATVVDPCHFASEAMSALWEGLNHPDIQWDGSLLAFDWEEFDRMSAGIVGLKSKLLSSYVILARDYMHTLLRFGYHFAVLDTMCTDHSDSNYINFRFKGGGAEMGQRRLRLAFVDKVLRDAGFTVRITGDMLEANLARAPRPRIELNLTLLGMLLGKTRLLDMALTGDEQVQQLVDEFLESV
- a CDS encoding response regulator, coding for MAEIVVLDDVMDAGILIRRILERKGHAVFSFTEEEEALDHIRRNAPALAILDIKLKKMTGVEVLEEIRKISKAVKVIMLTGYPTLETARRCQELGAVDYCVKPIDKEELEEKVARALAD
- a CDS encoding ATP-binding protein, with product MQPSEHMRRLLVRTASGIAEFMRERLDPYGRRPVPGVRLLSRMRFKDKINFGITSVVLFFGILTAVLVSRVAVVTLLEENRDRGRSMAVNMAARAVDPLLGKDFLRLKNLVDEIERLSDYTMYAFILDKQGDVLVHTFKGGFPVELLAANAPSGNAVHIQLLDTGEKRIYDFAAPVLVGDWIFGTVRLGISQARVQAVQRRVLTTIVAVTAGVAAVAVLLGSVFAHNVASRINALRQSAEDVVRGNLDVQTGPRLYRNCWEIQSCGLTQCPAFGDDRRRCWYLAGTMCPSCSTDAYPDKLQSCRDCDVFVENMGDEIQSLAETFDVMALALKTHLEELQLAQADIERQRQLMKTILDVTPDLVSLQGTDLVYKAVNKAFCTYFHLNECDIVGHTDFELFDEDTADGNYHEDKQILLSGRHMSKQAQLTAGDQKRWFHVIKVPVYDGGEIIGLLLTARDITIIKQYQERLIHSQKMQDLGKLAGGVAHEINTPLGIILGYVQLLIEDAPEGSQVGQDLKIIEKQTKVCKKIVADLLGFSRHIESSMEPMDLNASIMEVVSLVRHIFLQERVRIDTDFDPTVTPIVGDRDKLRQVWMNLLNNAFDAIGADGHILVGTKMCSHRRRVVVTVADTGKGISQKDITRIFDPFFTTKPAGEGTGLGLAVSFGIISDHKGRISAISPAPLDYLGSDEDKTLTAPPGPGTVFIVELPLTKEGLPDEECPEVTEAIAAGGGEHSVGGSSWQK